A stretch of the Lolium perenne isolate Kyuss_39 chromosome 3, Kyuss_2.0, whole genome shotgun sequence genome encodes the following:
- the LOC127339257 gene encoding uncharacterized protein translates to MPQRQAKRQYEILWEREADLPERIATAWGEAGQKNDLADIMQGLDRVMSTLQTWSKRKFGNILKELDKSRKQLEALKIANADQREIRQATDRMNELLYKEEMLWLQRSRITWLKEGDRNTKFFHQKAVWRARRNKIKRLKDSEGVWKEAPSDMERMATSYFKELFTRDPSLNSDNLIALTKETVTNEMNDFLCRDFTDEEIGDTLFQIGPLKAPGVDGFPARFYQRNWATIKEQVINAVKLFFATGHMPEGVNDTAIILIPKNDQPETLKDFRPISLCTVIYKVIAKCMVNRMRPILGDIVSTNQSAFVPGRLITDNALVAFECLHYIEHNTNMNKDFCAYKLDLSKAYDRVDWDFLKKVMQRMGFSRRWVDLIMSCVTSVSYKVKFNGNLLDSFSPSRGLRQGDPLSPFLFLFVADGLSTLLQNAVDNKVIDPVKVCRRAPGVSHLLFADDSLLFFKAQGIQAQSILQILNVYASSTGQLINPAKCSIMFGSACPSDRRAEIKQVLGIQQKTFEAKYLGLPTPDGRMSKDKFESLQAKLARCLVEWDDNHKSQAAKEVLIKSIAQSIPVYVMSVFKLPLGLCDELTKMIRRYWWGAENGKRKTHWISWDIMMRPKNYGGIGFRDMRLFNQALLARQAWRLLQFPDTLCAQILKAKYYPNGVLLDTVFSGNGSSTWHAIEYGLELLKQGVIWRVGNGAHIRAWRDPWIPREGRHQPRSKQGRCRYRWVADFLLADGSWNMERLEQYFTQDDIQDIIRIKPSRRNEEDFVAWFPEKNGLFTVKSAYRFALHRSMMQQDRGATSSRPDGASTSWKLIWKCPVPPKVRTLAWKICRNAIASQANMKRRGMATMAVCQICGREDEDSIHIFLRCPHAQGLWRAMSEEWNLPNIEVLRPEGQNWLMNLLHACSEDQRVKTLMTLWRIWHAHNELTHDKPCPPIEGSRRFLVSYLDSLLLIKQAPDADIVKGKMVIDQQRGFQRDSRTENRRQEAKQRWLPPPSGHAKLNVDGAYSADGRAGIGMVLRDCQGKVVFTACRQVLNCQDALEAELLAIEEGAKLALLWTPMNFIVESDCLEGINWIKQISPNGSAHAFRINAIRDLLREKENKLVKISRDANTASHVLAQLGRVQGKTEMSLGAPLPEIADIIVTDCNPAV, encoded by the coding sequence ATGCCGCAGAGACAGGCCAAGCGCCAGTATGAAATATTATGGGAAAGGGAGGCTGATCTACCAGAGAGGATAGCTACGGCATGGGGGGAAGCGGGGCAGAAAAATGACTTGGCTGATATTATGCAGGGCCTAGACCGGGTGATGTCTACCTTACAGACATGGAGCAAACGTAAATTTGGTAACATTTTGAAGGAGTTGGACAAATCAAGGAAACAACTAGAGGCTTTGAAGATCGCAAATGCAGACCAACGTGAAATACGCCAAGCTACAGACCGGATGAACGAGCTCTTATATAAAGAAGAGATGCTCTGGCTCCAACGCTCTCGAATAACCTGGTTAAAGGAGGGAGATAGGAACACAAAATTTTTCCACCAGAAGGCGGTCTGGCGGGCACGTAGAAACAAAATCAAACGACTAAAGGACAGTGAGGGCGTTTGGAAAGAAGCTCCGTCCGACATGGAAAGGATGGCTACCTCATATTTTAAGGAGTTGTTCACTCGCGACCCCTCGCTAAATTCGGATAATCTGATTGCCTTAACCAAAGAAACGGTGACTAATGAAATGAATGATTTCTTGTGCAGAGACTTCACGGATGAAGAGATAGGCGACACCTTATTCCAAATAGGCCCTCTGAAAGCTCCAGGGGTAGATGGATTCCCGGCCAGATTTTACCAACGGAATTGGGCCACTATAAAGGAACAGGTCATAAACGCTGTTAAGTTATTTTTTGCCACTGGACATATGCCGGAGGGTGTCAATGATACTGCTATCATTTTAATTCCGAAGAATGATCAGCCGGAAACATTGAAGGATTTCCGGCCAATAAGCCTCTGCACAGTTATATATAAGGTTATTGCGAAATGCATGGTTAACAGGATGCGGCCAATACTGGGAGATATTGTCTCTACTAATCAAAGCGCCTTTGTTCCAGGGAGATTGATCACTGATAATGCACTGGTGGCCTTCGAATGCCTGCACTATATTGAGCATAATACAAATATGAATAAAGATTTTTGTGCTTACAAGTTGGACCTGTCCAAAGCTTATGACAGGGTGGATTGGGACTTTCTGAAGAAAGTGATGCAAAGGATGGGTTTCTCTCGCCGATGGGTGGATTTGATAATGTCGTGTGTCACCTCGGTGAGTTATAAGGTAAAATTTAACGGGAACCTCCTGGATTCATTTTCTCCTTCTCGGGGCCTCCGACAAGGTGATCCTCTCTCTCCATTCCTCTTTCTATTTGTTGCGGACGGTCTATCAACACTTCTACAAAACGCAGTTGATAATAAGGTCATTGATCCGGTTAAAGTGTGCCGTAGGGCGCCAGGCGTGTCCCACCTTTTATTTGCAGACGATAGTCTACTCTTCTTCAAAGCACAGGGGATACAGGCACAAAGCATTCTCCAAATTCTGAATGTCTACGCCTCTAGTACGGGACAGCTCATCAACCCCGCAAAATGCTCGATAATGTTTGGAAGTGCCTGTCCTTCTGATCGGCGGGCTGAAATAAAGCAAGTGCTCGGAATACAGCAGAAGACGTTTGAAGCAAAATATTTGGGGCTGCCAACGCCTGATGGGAGGATGAGCAAGGATAAATTTGAGAGTCTGCAGGCGAAGTTAGCCAGATGTTTAGTAGAGTGGGATGATAATCATAAATCACAAGCTGCTAAAGAAGTCCTTATTAAATCCATAGCACAGTCCATTCCAGTGTATGTGATGAGCGTTTTTAAACTCCCCCTTGGGCTATGTGATGAGCTCACTAAGATGATAAGGCGCTACTGGTGGGGAGCGGAAAATGGGAAGCGGAAGACACACTGGATTTCTTGGGACATTATGATGCGACCAAAGAATTATGGGGGAATTGGGTTCAGAGACATGCGCCTCTTTAACCAAGCTTTGCTGGCTCGACAAGCTTGGCGTTTACTACAGTTTCCTGATACCTTATGTGCACAAATTTTAAAAGCTAAGTACTATCCTAATGGTGTTTTATTGGACACGGTGTTTTCAGGGAATGGATCTTCGACATGGCATGCAATTGAGTATGGTCTGGAGCTGCTCAAACAGGGGGTCATATGGCGAGTTGGGAATGGAGCACACATCAGAGCCTGGAGGGACCCATGGATCCCAAGAGAAGGACGTCACCAGCCACGCTCAAAACAAGGAAGATGTCGGTACCGGTGGGTGGCAGATTTCCTGTTGGCAGATGGATCATGGAATATGGAGCGTCTGGAACAATATTTTACCCAGGATGATATCCAGGACATTATACGcatcaaaccatcaagaaggaatGAAGAGGACTTTGTGGCTTGGTTCCCAGAGAAGAACGGGCTGTTCACAGTTAAAAGTGCATATCGGTTTGCGCTTCACAGAAGTATGATGCAGCAGGATCGAGGCGCCACAAGCTCTCGACCGGACGGGGCTAGCACAAGTTGGAAACTGATTTGGAAATGCCCAGTCCCGCCTAAAGTCCGCACTCTGGCTTGGAAAATCTGTCGGAATGCTATAGCAAGTCAAGCTAATATGAAGCGCAGGGGTATGGCAACTATGGCGGTGTGCCAAATTTGTGGCCGAGAGGACGAGGATTCCATCCACATTTTCCTTCGATGCCCGCATGCACAAGGTCTATGGCGAGCAATGTCGGAGGAATGGAACCTCCCGAATATTGAGGTGCTACGCCCGGAGGGACAGAACTGGCTGATGAATCTACTCCACGCCTGCTCGGAAGATCAGCGGGTGAAAACCCTTATGACACTGTGGCGGATATGGCATGCGCATAACGAGCTCACGCACGATAAACCCTGCCCACCCATCGAAGGCTCGAGGAGGTTTCTAGTAAGCTACCTTGACTCCCTCTTATTAATCAAACAGGCCCCAGATGCGGATATAGTAAAGGGGAAGATGGTGATAGATCAACAGCGGGGCTTTCAGAGGGACTCCCGGACTGAAAACAGGCGTCAGGAAGCGAAACAGAGATGGCTGCCACCGCCAAGCGGCCACGCCAAGTTGAATGTCGACGGAGCTTACTCGGCTGATGGAAGGGCGGGCATAGGTATGGTACTGCGGGACTGTCAAGGAAAGGTCGTCTTCACGGCGTGCCGACAAGTGCTGAACTGCCAGGACGCCCTAGAGGCTGAACTTCTGGCGATCGAGGAGGGTGCCAAGCTCGCTCTACTCTGGACTCCAATGAACTTCATAGTAGAATCGGACTGTTTAGAAGGTATCAACTGGATTAAGCAGATCTCTCCAAATGGCTCTGCCCATGCTTTTCGGATCAATGCTATTCGTGATCTGTTAAGGGAAAAAgaaaacaagctagttaagattaGTAGGGATGCAAACACTGCAAGCCATGTGCTTGCCCAGTTAGGTCGGGTTCAGGGGAAAACAGAGATGTCTCTGGGAGCTCCCCTGCCAGAAATAGCTGATATCATTGTAACTGATTGTAACCCTGCTGTTTAA